The DNA sequence CGACGAGATAGGTCTGTTCGGCGACTTCCACATCGACTGCGAAAGGAACCTCGGGAGGCAAAGCCAGCGTGGCCAGTGCACCTTCTGCCAATGCGGCCAACGGTTCGGTCACTGCGGCGTCGGCAAGCAGAACCGGTACTGCAGCAACAGTTTCGGCAACGGGCCCGGGCACTCCGTAACGGCCGAGTGTCTCGACCGCGACGACCATCTCGACGGCGCCGGCGCCCATGCCGCCGTTGTCGTCGGAGATCAGCAGTGCGTTGACGCCGGTCTCGGCCAGCCTCGACCACACCTTGCGCCCTGGTTCGAGGTCCCCGGTGTTCCACGCGCGAATCACCGCGGGCACATCACTCTTGGCGAGCATGGCGTCGATCGACGACGCGAGATCGCGATGCTCGTCTTCCAGCAGAAATCTCATCTAGCGGTCCCCTCGCGGAAGTCCGAGCAGTCGTTCGGCAATCACGTTTCGCTGGATCTCGTTGGTACCGGCATAAATCGGCCCCGACAGTGAGAACAGGTACCCATCGGTCCAGTCGCCGGACGGGTGCCGAAGCGCAACTTCGGATTCCGGGCCCAACAGATCCAACGCTGTCTCGTGGGTTGCGATGTCCCACTGTGACCAGAACACCTTGTTGATCGAGGACTCCATGCCCAGCTGTCCGCCCTCTGCCAGTCTGCTGACGGTGGCAAACGTGGACAGCTCATACGCGCGGGCACCGATCCACGCATCGGCCACGCGGTCGCCGAGCCCGGCGCGCAGCTCGGGTGCGGTGTCACGCCACAGGTTCAGCAGCCGATCGGTGGTGGCAAGGAAACGGCCGGGGGAGCGGAGGGAGAGTCCACGTTCGTTGGCCGCGGTGCTCATGGCCACCTTCCAGCCGTTGTTCACCTCGCCGATCACTCCGGACTCGCCGGGCTGATCGGGATCGTCGGGAACAAAGACGTTCTCCAGGAACAGCTCTGCGAATCCTGGCTCGCCGTCGAGCTGATTGATGGGCCGGACGGTGACACCCTCTGCGCGCAGATCGAACATGAAGTAGGTGATCCCGCGGTGCCGAACCGAGTCGGGGTCGGAACGGAACAGGCCGAAACCCCAGTCCGCGAAGCTCGATCGTGAGCTCCAGGTCTTCTGACCGTTGAGCAGCCAGCCGCCTTCGGTACGAGTTGCGGTGGATCGCAGCGACGCGAGGTCGCTGCCGGCCTCGGGTTCGCTCCACGCCTGACCCCAGATGTCGTCGGCCCGTGCCATCCGCGGCATGATCCGTGTCAGCTGATCAGGGTGAGCATGTTCGAAAAGCGTTGGTGCCAAAAGAAAGATGCCGTTCTGGCTGACCCGGCCCGGAGCCCCGCTGCGGTAATACTCTTCTTCGAAGATCAGCCAGTGCAGCAGCGGTGCGTCGCGACCACCGAACTCTTCGGGCCAGCTGACCACCGACATGCGGGCATCGGCCATGGTGGCCTCCCACTGTCGGTGCTGTTCGAAGCCTTCGGCGCTGTCCATGGACCGCAGCGGCTTTTCCGGAACGTTCTCGGACAGCCAGCCCCGGACCTCGTCGCGAAAGGTGTTCGCCGCGTCGTCGAAGAGCAGATCCATCAGGACTCCTGCTTGGTAGCGCTGGACTTCATCGACTTGGCGTCCATGCCGCCCAAGGGGTCACCCTCGGGTGCTTCGGCATTGGCGCTGTGTGCGAAGTGGTGCCAGCCGAAGACCGAGTCCATCGCGTTTCGCATGCCCATCTGGTCTTCACAGATGTTGACGGCCTTTTGCACAACGCGAGTCCCAGCTGCGGCATCTCGGCGATGTTCCCGGCGATCTCGTCGACCTTCGCGGCCAGTTCGTCGCGGGGGACAACGTGGTTGACCATGCCCCAGTCGAGAGCTTCCTTGGCTCCGAACCGCTGGCCGGTGAAGAGGATCTCCTTGGCACGGCGTGGGCCGAGCACAAATGCGTGGGCGAAGTACTCGACCCCGGGGATGCCCATCCGAGCGACCGGGTCGGAGAAGAACGCGTCGTCCGAGGCGACGATGAAGTCGCAGATCCAGGCCAGCATCATGCCGCCGGCGATGCAGGCACCGTGCACCTGTGCGATCACGGGTTTGGGGATCTCCCGCCAGCGGCGGCACATCCCCATGTACACCTCGACTTCGCGGGCCAGGCGCTGGTCACCGCCGGTGCGGTCGGTGTGGTCCCAGTACAAGGTGGCGGTGTTCGGGTACTCGACGTGGAAGTCGCGTTCCGGCGTGCCGATGTCGTGACCGGCGGAGAAGTGTTTGCCCGCTGCACGCAGGACGATGACCTTGACGTCGGCATCGTTGACGGCGCGCACGAACGCCGCGTCGAGGGAGTACGTCATGACCGAGTTCTGCGCGTTGCGATAGTCGGGACGGTTCAACGTCACGTACGCGACGGCGCCCACGGTCTCGTACGCCACCGGGGTGGTGTCGACGCCAAGCTCGGAAGCGGTGAGAGGGCTCGGGATAGTCACCTCGACACCATACCTAGCAAGTGCTTGGTTGGTAAATGGCGTTGGCGAGTCGGTCATGCGGTGGCCGGCGTGGTCACTCTGCGAGGGCGATTCGGTCAGGAACTTCCACCACGAGTGCCGGGCTGGGCTGCTCACGGGATGGAGGTCACTCGGACAGTCGCCGGGGAAGCAACCAGTGGGCCACATTGCGGCGCGTGGCCATCAGCGATCTCAACGGGCCGCCAGTGGCCGGGTTGCCGTGGCTGTACATCTCTGGATCTCCGGTCTGCGACCGGGCCGGCGGCGGTGGCGGGGTGTTCACCGAGGCGGGTTCAATAGCGGAAGACATTGCCTGCCCTCGTAGTTCTGACGGCGGCCGCACCGCAGGTCGCCGTATATCTGTGGCGGCCTGCGATACGGGCATGCTCATCCGGCGCTTCCGGTTGCTACAGCCTGCGCGATAACGCCGAAAGTGTTTCCGATGACTTCGATGAGGTAAAAGAATGTTGACAGCATGTTTCTCCTTTCGTATTTGATACGGTTCTGGGCCGGGAACTCATGGCCTATGCGGGCCGTTGTATTCGGCTGGTGTGTTCCGGATCGGTACCTGCCCTCACGGCGTCGCCGCTGTCGAGAGCGGGATGCGAATCAGGTTGTGATGCAGTGTCTCCGGCCTTTTTGTCGTCGTTGTTCATCTCGCTGATCTCGCTCTTGAAAATGCGCATCGAG is a window from the Williamsia sp. DF01-3 genome containing:
- the tatA gene encoding Sec-independent protein translocase subunit TatA; protein product: MNALQPWHIVLVVVVFLILFGSRKLPDAARGLGRSMRIFKSEISEMNNDDKKAGDTASQPDSHPALDSGDAVRAGTDPEHTSRIQRPA
- a CDS encoding acyl-CoA dehydrogenase family protein, whose product is MDLLFDDAANTFRDEVRGWLSENVPEKPLRSMDSAEGFEQHRQWEATMADARMSVVSWPEEFGGRDAPLLHWLIFEEEYYRSGAPGRVSQNGIFLLAPTLFEHAHPDQLTRIMPRMARADDIWGQAWSEPEAGSDLASLRSTATRTEGGWLLNGQKTWSSRSSFADWGFGLFRSDPDSVRHRGITYFMFDLRAEGVTVRPINQLDGEPGFAELFLENVFVPDDPDQPGESGVIGEVNNGWKVAMSTAANERGLSLRSPGRFLATTDRLLNLWRDTAPELRAGLGDRVADAWIGARAYELSTFATVSRLAEGGQLGMESSINKVFWSQWDIATHETALDLLGPESEVALRHPSGDWTDGYLFSLSGPIYAGTNEIQRNVIAERLLGLPRGDR